One segment of Paramormyrops kingsleyae isolate MSU_618 chromosome 8, PKINGS_0.4, whole genome shotgun sequence DNA contains the following:
- the LOC111855226 gene encoding neurogenic differentiation factor 4-like translates to MMTRPYGDPGDVKDLMSSLAWMDEDVSSQDGDAIPVMRLYESGDKTGEELGSDDLEEEDGEDEEEGGLVEGEKTQKRRGPKRKKMTKARLERLRTRRVKANARERSRMHGLNDALENLRSVMPCYSKTQKLSKIETLRLARNYIWALSEVLEGDQSTRSHSFLETLCKGLSQPTSNLVAGCLQLGQLPVLPEGPSGDQRALTVLAESRPRALTFRYPSLSLPSPPYGSMEAPHPLNCAVYQSPSPNAHSGSTPPYEGALTPPLSICSSFSLKQEVSPQDPERSRGLHPSHAARYLARQPSQPAFLPSAAAVRDQAAYQTPCFELTLDVPFDPYGSPHAVTPQMQTVFDD, encoded by the coding sequence ATGATGACCAGGCCATATGGGGACCCAGGAGACGTGAAAGACCTCATGAGCTCTCTggcatggatggatgaagacGTGAGCTCCCAGGATGGAGATGCAATCCCAGTGATGAGACTGTATGAGTCTGGGGATAAAACAGGGGAGGAGCTGGGGAGCGACGATTTGGAGGAAGAGGATGGGGAGGACGAGGAAGAGGGTGGACTGGTGGAAGGAGAGAAGACACAGAAAAGACGGGGACCCAAAAGGAAGAAGATGACCAAGGCGCGCCTGGAGAGGTTACGCACGCGTCGCGTGAAAGCCAACGCTCGGGAGCGATCGCGCATGCACGGCCTGAACGACGCGCTGGAGAACCTGCGCAGCGTCATGCCCTGCTACTCCAAGACTCAAAAGCTGTCCAAGATCGAGACCCTGCGACTGGCCCGCAACTACATCTGGGCCCTGTCTGAGGTGCTAGAGGGCGACCAGTCCACCAGGAGCCACAGCTTTCTGGAGACGCTGTGCAAGGGCCTCTCGCAGCCCACTAGCAACCTGGTGGCCGGCTGTCTGCAGCTGGGTCAGCTGCCAGTGCTGCCGGAGGGGCCTAGCGGTGACCAGCGTGCGCTAACTGTGCTAGCAGAGTCCAGGCCACGAGCGCTAACCTTCCGCTATCCCTCTTTAAGCCTGCCCAGCCCTCCCTACGGCTCCATggaagccccccaccccctgaacTGTGCCGTGTACCAGAGCCCCTCCCCAAACGCACACTCTGGCAGCACTCCCCCTTACGAAGGAGCCCTCACGCCGCCACTCAGCATTTGCAGCAGCTTCTCCCTGAAACAGGAGGTGTCCCCCCAGGATCCAGAGAGGAGCCGTGGCCTGCATCCGTCCCATGCTGCCCGCTACCTGGCCCGGCAGCCCTCCCAGCCTGCCTTTCTGCCGAGTGCAGCCGCGGTTCGGGACCAGGCGGCCTATCAGACGCCATGCTTCGAGCTGACGCTGGACGTGCCCTTTGACCCCTACGGCTCGCCCCACGCCGTCACACCACAGATGCAAACTGTTTTCGATGATTGA